The nucleotide window TCGAAGGCTTTACCAAGGTGTTCTACCCGGAAGCATCTGCGACCGTGGTGTTCGTCATCATGGTGATCGTGTTGCTGCTGCGCCCGGCTGGGCTGTTCGGCAAACAAAAGTAAGGGGCGGAACATGCAACAACAGACGCAACAACGGGTGCTTTATTCGCTTTTGCTGCTCGCGCTGATCGTGGCGCCCTTCGCGGGCGCCTATCCGGTCTTCATCATGAAGGTGCTCTGCTTCGCACTGTTCGCCTGCGCGTTCAACCTGCTGCTCGGCTTTACGGGCCTGCTGTCGTTCGGTCATGCGGCGTTTTTCGGCAGCGCGGGCTATGTGACCGGCTACGCGATTCGCAATCTCGGGTTCACGCCGGAAGTCGGCATTCTCGCCGGGGTGATCGCGGGCGCCGCGCTGGGCCTGGTGATCGGCCTGCTCGCGATCCGGCGCCAGGGCATCTATTTCGCGATGATCACGCTGGCGCTCGCGCAGATGCTTTACTTCCTGTGCCTGCAGGCACCGTTTACCGGTGGGGAAGACGGCTTGCAGGGTGTGCCGCGCGGCAGCCTCTTTGGCGTGCTTCCGCTCGATTCGGACCTGACCCTGTACTACGTGGTGCTGGCGATCTGCGCGCTGGGCTTCCTGTTCATCATGCGTATCGTGCACTCGCCGTTCGGCCAGGTGCTCAAGGCGATCAAGGAAAACGAGCCGCGTGCGATCTCGCTCGGCTATGACGTCGATCGCTTCAAGTTGCTGGCGTTCGTGCTGTCGGCCACGCTCGCGGCGCTGGCCGGATCGACGAAAACGGTGGTGCTGGGCTTCGAGACGCTCACCGACGTGCACTGGACCATGTCGGGCATGGTCATCCTGATGACGCTCGTGGGCGGTCTGGGCACGATGCTCGGACCGGTGGTGGGCGCGGTCGTCATCATCGTGCTCGAGAACAAGCTGGGCGACATCGGCGACTGGCTGGCGACGGCGACCGGCGTGGCGTGGTTCCAGACGCTGGGCGAATCGGTGACGATCGTCATCGGCGCCATCTTCATCATCTGCGTGCTGTCATTCCGCCGAGGTCTGGTCGGCGAACTGGTCGCCCGAAGCCGGTTCTTCCGGACGCTGTCGCAGTCGTCCTGAAGCCTGATGCGTGACGATCGGGCGCACCGTGATGGGGCGGCCGATCGTCACACTGGCGCACGTATGTCGGAAAAAACCTAATTCGTAGGGGTAAATGCTGACTTGTGGTGCATCGGGTGCTCCTTTATTCTCTCTCTCAGTTCGCGTCACGGCAGGATATAGGGGCGAGGAACGAGGAGACAATAAGCGCGAGAACGCGCACCGCCAAAAAAGAAAGCGCTGTTGGAGAAAACTCCAACAGCGCTTTTTATATTGTGCTTTCATTCTGTGCGCCGCCGGCGCCTCCCATCGTCCGACGCACGTCGCCGTCACGGCGGCCGTTGCCCGCCCGCGGTGCCCGATCGCCCCCGCCCTCGCTTGTTACGGTCACCGGTCATCGTCTTTTCGCCGCGATTTACCGTTTTTTGGCCGCCTCACCCGGTTTTTCGCCAGCTTTTCGTCGATCGCGCACCATATTGCGAGAATTGTGGCCCCCAACTACGCGCAATGCGGGCTAAAGGCGCTATCCTCGCCGTTTTCGTCCGGCCATCGGCCTGCGACGGTCGGGCATGTATGGGGAATGTATGTTAGTCAGTTGGGCGCCGAGCGAATTGCTGATGCTCGCGGGTGGGGCGTTTCTCGCGGGGCTTGTGGACGCCGTGGTCGGGGGCGGGGGACTGATCTCCGTGCCCACGCTCTTTGCCGTTTTTCCGAGCGCGGCGCCGCCTGTGCTGTTCGGCACCAACAAGATGGCGGGCATCTGGGGAACCGCCTCGGCCGCGCTGCGCTACGCCCGTGGCGTGCAACTGCAGTGGGCGATACTGGTGCCTGCCACGCTCGCCGCTTTCGTCTTCTCATTCTGCGGCGCCTATGCCGTCACCCACATTCCCGCCGACGTCCTGCGCAAGCTGCTGCCGTTCGTGCTCGTGGGGGTGGCGGTGTACACGCTGCGCAAAAAGGATTTCGGGACGGTTCACGCCCCCGTGAGGGGGGGGGCAGGGGTGACCCTCATGGCGATCGCCGTGGGCGGCGCCATCGGCTTCTACGACGGTTTCTTCGGCCCCGGCACGGGCAGTTTCCTCGTATTCCTGTTCGTGCGTCTGTTCGGGCAGGATTTCGTGAATGCGTCGGCGTCGTCGAAGATCGTGAACGTGGCGACCAACCTGGCAGCGCTGTGGCTGTTCGGCATGGGTGGGCACGTATGGTGGCAGGTGGGGGCCGGCATGGCGGTCATGAACGTGCTGGGCAGCCTGGTGGGCAGTCGGCTCGCGCTCAAGCACGGCGTGGGCTTCGTGCGGCGAATGTTCCTGTGCGTGCTCGCCGTGCTGATCGTGAAGACCGGCTACGACGCCTTTTTGCGCGCCTGACGGTGTCCGGCGGATGCCCGGACGCGGCGGGCGGTGCTGTGCCCGATGCGACATGTGGGGAAACCGCACTTTACGAAACGACGCAGGTGCCCGTAAGATGGGCGACGATTTGCCGACTGCTCGGTCGGTTAATGGCGCGGATGCGGTGATGAAGGCCGACGCGGTGAAGGCGAAAGAGCAGAGAGAAGCGGCAGAATAGCGGCAGAAAAACGAATTCGAAATTTTTGTGAGGAGACCCAAATGAAACTGAAGTTGCTGTGCATGGCATCCGCGATGATGCTGGCTGTGGGCGTTGCGAACGCCCAGGTGAAGATTGGCGTGTCGCTGTCGGCGACCGGTCCGGCGGCTTCGCTGGGCATTCCCGAGAAGAACACCATCTCGCTCATGCCGAAGACGATTGCCGGCCAGTCCGTGCAGTACATCGTGCTCGATGACGCGACCGACACCACGACTGCCGTGAAGAACATGCGCAAGCTGATCAGCGAAGATCACGTCGACGCCGTGCTCGGCTCGACCGTGACGCCGAACTCGCTGGCGATGGTCGACGTGGCGGCCGAGACGCAAACGCCGATGATCTCGATGGCGGCGGGTGCGGCGATCGTCGAGCCGGTCGACGCGAAGCGTGCGTGGGCGTTCAAGACCCCGCAGAACGACATTCTGATGGCCACCGCCATTGCCAAGCACATGGCCGACAACGGCGTGAAGACGGCCGCGTTCATCGGCTTCTCCGATGCCTACGGTGAAGGCTGGTACAAGGAATTCCAGAAGGCCGCCGATCTGAACAAGGTCAAGATCGTGGCCAACGAGCGCTTCAACCGTGCCGATACGTCGGTGACCGGTCAGGTGCTCAAGATCATGAGCGCGAACCCGGACGCCGTGCTCGTGGCCGGTTCGGGCACGCCGTCGGCATTGCCGCAGCGCACGCTCAAGGAGCGCGGCTACAAGGGCAAGATGTACCAGACGCACGGCGTGGCCAACAACGACTTCCTGCGCGTTTGCGGCAAGGATTGCGAAGGCACGTTCCTGCCGGCCGGCCCGTTGCTCGTGGTCGACCAACTGCCCAACGACAATCCGGTGAAGAAGTCGGCCGCCGCATACAAGGCCGCGTATGAAAAGGCCTATGGCGCCGGTTCGATCTCGACCTTCGGCGGTCACGCCTGGGACGGCGGCCTGTTGCTGCAATCGGCCATTCCGGTCGCGCTCAAGAAGGGCAAGCCGGGGACGCCGGAATTCCGCGCCGCGCTGCGCGAGGCGCTGGAGAACGTGAAGGACATGCCGGGCACCGCCGGTATCTTCAACATGAGCAAGAACGACCACAATGGTCTGGATCAGCGCTCGCGCGTCATGGTGCAAATCGTCAACGGCAAGTGGAAATTGGCGAACTGATGCGCGTCGGGGCTGCCTATAGCACGCAGGCATGCCCCGTTGTCGTATCTGCAGGGCCCGGTTTGATCGCCCGGGCCGGAAGAACGGGCGTTCGCGCCCGTTTTTCTTGAGCGTGGTAGTTTCGCGCATCGCAAAGAGACGGCAGGACATGCGAAACGAGCGGCACATGAGAGGCCGCATTGTCCCAACCTGATCGCCGCAGCCGGGGGGCTGACCAGGCGATTCTTTCGAGCGTAAATCCATGACGGGTGAATTCGAACACCGCAACCTATCGCTGGTATTGCTACAGACACGTGAAGCGGTGATGGGGCTGTTCCGGCCTCTGCTCAATTGTTACGACATCACGGAACAACAATGGCGTGTCATCCGGGCCGTCAACGATAGCGAATCCGGGGAAATGGAGATCGGGCAGGTCGCGCGCGAATGCTGCATCCTCAGTCCCAGCCTCTCGGGCATGCTCGAGCGCATGGAGGCATCGGGCCTCATCATGCGACGTCGCGTTGCCGCGGATCAGCGCCGGGTCATGGTGTCGCTCACGCCGTCGAGCCGTGCGCTTTGCAAGAAGCTCGGCCCGCTGGTCGAAGAGCGCTATCGCTATCTGGAAGACAAGGTCGGGCGCGACACGCTTGCCGACATCTACCGGTTGCTCGACGTGGTGCGTGAAGCGCTTCCGCCGGAAGTCCTGGCCGAAGCGCCGTCGCTGCCGGCCAAGGCGCGCCGCCGCAAGAAGCCGGCGGCCTGAGGGGCGCGGGGACATTGAAAAGGGGGACTACGCCAGAAGGAGGGACAAACGGCGGCCGGGCGGGGCGCCAGGACACAAATGTCGCCGCCTCAGTAGTCACCCGGGTTTTACCAATGCATAACCGTTTATACAATTCATAATTCGTTGCTTTGCCGCACGGGGACGTTGCGCGGGTGACGAAGTGAAGGGGAACGGGGCGGCAGCGCGCCGCGCCGTGCATCACACCGGCTGTCTCGCCAGCCGGTTCAAGAAGTACTCAAACGAAGTGAGAGGAGCATGGATCTTTCGATTGCAGCCATCCTGGCGCAGGACGGCATCACCACGGGTGCGATTTATGCCTTGTTGGCATTGGC belongs to Pandoraea pnomenusa and includes:
- a CDS encoding branched-chain amino acid ABC transporter permease gives rise to the protein MQQQTQQRVLYSLLLLALIVAPFAGAYPVFIMKVLCFALFACAFNLLLGFTGLLSFGHAAFFGSAGYVTGYAIRNLGFTPEVGILAGVIAGAALGLVIGLLAIRRQGIYFAMITLALAQMLYFLCLQAPFTGGEDGLQGVPRGSLFGVLPLDSDLTLYYVVLAICALGFLFIMRIVHSPFGQVLKAIKENEPRAISLGYDVDRFKLLAFVLSATLAALAGSTKTVVLGFETLTDVHWTMSGMVILMTLVGGLGTMLGPVVGAVVIIVLENKLGDIGDWLATATGVAWFQTLGESVTIVIGAIFIICVLSFRRGLVGELVARSRFFRTLSQSS
- a CDS encoding ABC transporter substrate-binding protein, with amino-acid sequence MKLKLLCMASAMMLAVGVANAQVKIGVSLSATGPAASLGIPEKNTISLMPKTIAGQSVQYIVLDDATDTTTAVKNMRKLISEDHVDAVLGSTVTPNSLAMVDVAAETQTPMISMAAGAAIVEPVDAKRAWAFKTPQNDILMATAIAKHMADNGVKTAAFIGFSDAYGEGWYKEFQKAADLNKVKIVANERFNRADTSVTGQVLKIMSANPDAVLVAGSGTPSALPQRTLKERGYKGKMYQTHGVANNDFLRVCGKDCEGTFLPAGPLLVVDQLPNDNPVKKSAAAYKAAYEKAYGAGSISTFGGHAWDGGLLLQSAIPVALKKGKPGTPEFRAALREALENVKDMPGTAGIFNMSKNDHNGLDQRSRVMVQIVNGKWKLAN
- a CDS encoding sulfite exporter TauE/SafE family protein; this encodes MLVSWAPSELLMLAGGAFLAGLVDAVVGGGGLISVPTLFAVFPSAAPPVLFGTNKMAGIWGTASAALRYARGVQLQWAILVPATLAAFVFSFCGAYAVTHIPADVLRKLLPFVLVGVAVYTLRKKDFGTVHAPVRGGAGVTLMAIAVGGAIGFYDGFFGPGTGSFLVFLFVRLFGQDFVNASASSKIVNVATNLAALWLFGMGGHVWWQVGAGMAVMNVLGSLVGSRLALKHGVGFVRRMFLCVLAVLIVKTGYDAFLRA
- the hpaR gene encoding homoprotocatechuate degradation operon regulator HpaR codes for the protein MTGEFEHRNLSLVLLQTREAVMGLFRPLLNCYDITEQQWRVIRAVNDSESGEMEIGQVARECCILSPSLSGMLERMEASGLIMRRRVAADQRRVMVSLTPSSRALCKKLGPLVEERYRYLEDKVGRDTLADIYRLLDVVREALPPEVLAEAPSLPAKARRRKKPAA